A window from Anaerobaca lacustris encodes these proteins:
- a CDS encoding phosphatase PAP2 family protein, which produces MDDRRIRIGLSCLLLVMAASIPDTARASEDAADTKEIGIAETIVNDYRAFYSHKRLTRMGLGFGAGAIVANTNIDRYVQDRYQSGLRNSGTDDFGDVAKVFGEGKYLIPIALLSAGTKYIDDNSPIGAWGAYTSRAYLAGGPAALLMQTVTGGSRPGESENDSRWRPFDDNNGVSGHAFIGAVPFLTLSRMIEDNDLLKYLACAGSFLAAWSRVNDDAHYLSQAALGWYMAWESVDAVFASEKKRGNVSIVPTIDANSSMLSLVIEW; this is translated from the coding sequence ATGGACGATAGAAGAATACGAATTGGACTCTCATGTCTTCTACTTGTGATGGCGGCTTCCATTCCGGATACCGCTCGTGCATCGGAGGATGCCGCCGACACGAAAGAGATCGGTATTGCGGAGACCATCGTCAACGATTACCGCGCGTTCTACAGCCACAAGAGACTGACCCGAATGGGGCTGGGCTTCGGCGCCGGCGCGATCGTGGCAAACACAAACATCGACCGTTACGTTCAGGACAGATACCAGAGCGGGCTCCGCAATTCCGGCACAGACGACTTCGGGGATGTGGCGAAAGTGTTTGGCGAAGGGAAGTATCTGATACCCATCGCACTGCTCTCGGCCGGCACAAAATACATCGACGACAACTCTCCCATCGGTGCTTGGGGGGCATACACGTCGAGGGCCTATCTGGCGGGCGGGCCGGCCGCGCTTCTCATGCAGACAGTCACAGGCGGTTCCCGTCCCGGCGAGTCAGAAAACGATTCGCGATGGAGGCCTTTCGATGACAACAACGGGGTGAGCGGACATGCGTTCATAGGAGCGGTTCCATTCCTGACACTGTCGAGGATGATCGAGGACAACGATCTGCTCAAGTACCTTGCCTGTGCCGGTTCGTTTCTGGCGGCGTGGTCGCGAGTCAATGACGACGCGCATTATCTGTCCCAGGCGGCCCTGGGATGGTACATGGCCTGGGAATCCGTGGATGCGGTCTTCGCCTCGGAGAAAAAGAGGGGCAACGTGTCCATCGTGCCGACGATCGACGCCAACAGCAGCATGCTCTCTCTGGTCATCGAATGGTAA